Proteins from one Emys orbicularis isolate rEmyOrb1 chromosome 2, rEmyOrb1.hap1, whole genome shotgun sequence genomic window:
- the NR4A3 gene encoding nuclear receptor subfamily 4 group A member 3 produces MPCVQAQYSPSPPGSSYAAQTYAYGSEYSSEIMNPDYTKLTMDLSSTEITATATTSLPSFSTFMEGYSGSYELKPSCLYQMQSASSSQRPLIKMEDSRLHSYHSSLPPSTDEGMPSTSMYFKQSPPSTPTTPGFPSHQASMWDEPPHPLQPAQTCMAPTHLMDSAPMKTVPTRFPLFHFKHSPPHTPAAGAHMCYDPAALSLPLGSDRPTAGQATMENHPYGLPLAKRAAALAFSPLGLNAATSSLLGESSGSSSGLPSPPSRSSSSGEGTCAVCGDNAACQHYGVRTCEGCKGFFKRTVQKNAKYVCLANKNCPVDKRRRNRCQYCRFQKCLSVGMVKEVVRTDSLKGRRGRLPSKPKSPLQQEPSQPSPPSPPISMMNALVRAFTDSTPREPDYSRYCSTDQAAAGTDAEHVQQFYNLLTASIDISRGWAEKIPGFTDLPKEDQTLLIESAFLELFVLRLSIRSDTAEDKFVFCNGLVLHRLQCLRGFGEWLESIKDFSLNLQSLNLDIPALACLSALSMITERHGLKEPKKVEELCNKITSSLKDHLAFSCQNKGQPLESAEPKVLGVLADLRSLCTLGLQRIFYLKLEDLVPPPSIIDKLFLDTLPF; encoded by the exons ATGCCCTGTGTGCAAGCCCAGTATAGCCCTTCACCTCCTGGTTCGAGTTATGCAGCTCAGACCTACGCATATGGCTCAGAGTACAGCTCGGAGATCATGAATCCTGACTACACCAAACTGACCATGGACCTGAGCAGCACCGAGATCACTGCCACCGCTACCACCTCCCTGCCCAGCTTCAGCACCTTCATGGAGGGTTACTCTGGCAGCTATGAGCTCAAGCCCTCCTGCCTGTACCAAATGCAATCTGCTTCCTCCAGCCAGAGGCCCCTCATAAAAATGGAAGACAGCCGGCTACATAGTTACCACTCCTCACTGCCCCCCTCCACAGATGAAGGGATGCCCAGCACCTCCATGTACTTCAAGCAGTCCCCGCCTTCCACGCCCACCACCCCTGGATTCCCTTCTCACCAGGCCTCCATGTGGGACGAACCCCCACATCCGCTGCAGCCTGCACAGACCTGCATGGCCCCCACCCACTTGATGGACTCTGCCCCTATGAAGACTGTGCCCACCCGCTTCCCCCTCTTCCACTTCAAGCACTCGCCACCCCACACGCCTGCAGCTGGTGCCCACATGTGCTATGACCCTGCTGCCCTAAGCCTGCCTCTGGGATCTGACAGACCCACTGCCGGTCAAGCCACTATGGAGAATCATCCTTATGGGCTTCCCCTGGCCAAAAGAGCAGCCGCCTTAGCCTTCTCGCCACTGGGCCTCAATGCAGCCACTTCCAGCCTGTTGGGCgagagcagtggcagcagcagtggcctGCCTTCCCCGCCCAGCAGGAGCTCCTCATCTGGAGAAGGCACTTGCGCTGTGTGTGGGGACAATGCTGCCTGCCAACACTATGGGGTACGGACGTGCGAGGGGTGCAAGGGCTTCTTTAAG AGAACAGttcagaaaaatgcaaaatatgtttGTTTGGCAAATAAAAACTGTCCAGTGGATAAGAGACGTCGTAACAGATGCCAGTACTGCCGCTTTCAGAAGTGTCTCAGTGTCGGCATGGTTAAAGAAG TTGTCCGTACTGATAGCCTGAAAGGGAGAAGAGGTCGGCTGCCTTCCAAACCAAAGAGCCCTTTACAGCAGGAAccttcccagccctccccaccttctcctccaatCAGTATGATGAATGCCCTGGTCCGCGCTTTCACTGACTCCACACCCCGAGAGCCTGATTATTCCAGA TACTGTTCCACTGACCAGGCTGCTGCAGGCACAGATGCAGAACATGTACAACAGTTCTATAATCTTCTGACTGCCTCCATTGACATATCCAGGGGCTGGGCGGAAAAAATTCCAGGATTTACTGATCTCCCAAAGGAAGATCAGACGTTACTCATAGAATCAGCTTTTTTGGAGCTGTTTGTACTAAGACTCTCCATCAG atccGATACTGCTGAAGATAAGTTTGTATTCTGCAATGGACTTGTGCTTCATAGACTTCAGTGCCTTCGTGGATTTGGGGAGTGGCTCGAGTCAATTAAAGACTTTTCATTAAATTTACAGAGCCTTAACCTTGATATCCCAGCCTTAGCATGTTTATCAGCTCTAAGTATGATTACAG AACGACATGGATTAAAAGAACCAAAGAAAGTGGAAGAGCTATGCAACAAGATCACTAGCAGCTTAAAAGATCACTTAGCTTTCAGCTGCCAAAACAAAGGACAGCCACTTGAGTCTGCAGAGCCTAAAGTACTAGGTGTTCTTGCTGACTTGCGTTCTCTCTGCACACTGGGACTGCAGCGCATCTTTTACCTGAAACTGGAAGATTTGGTGCCACCCCCTTCCATTATTGACAAGTTGTTTCTGGATACCCTACCTTTCTGA